CGAATCGGAACGCTTTATCCGTATCCGGCGGCGCCTGCGCTGTGGGCTTATGGTGTTCCAAGGAAACATGCGGTTCGATGCATGTTAACGGTATTTTTACCGTTTTATTCGCGTTCACAGCCAGCGCAAAAACACCGCAATCCGCTTGTTTCGGCTGTTTGCCGGACTCCTGCGCATTCGTTGCTTGCGGCAGCGGCGTAACGGCAGGCGAGGCAACCGGGCGGCCCGGATGAGGCGTTTTGCTCCGGGCGGGCTTTTCCGCCGATCGCGCGCAAGACGCGGTGAATACCGCTATCAGCAGAAACGTAAGCAGCAAGCTTCCGTATCGAATA
This sequence is a window from Bacilli bacterium. Protein-coding genes within it:
- a CDS encoding DUF4850 domain-containing protein, encoding MPIRYGSLLLTFLLIAVFTASCARSAEKPARSKTPHPGRPVASPAVTPLPQATNAQESGKQPKQADCGVFALAVNANKTVKIPLTCIEPHVSLEHHKPTAQAPPDTDKAFRFALPDEKADSFQAFWISPSPAQDAGVLLLAPKGWKPAEANMGADGSMKISI